Proteins from a genomic interval of Acetobacterium woodii DSM 1030:
- a CDS encoding methyltransferase domain-containing protein, which yields MLQDRRFQVAAELISFSDLTIHSIAEKVGYENISYFYKKFAERYKMTPNEYRQYHQNSDMKDEEKRTLMQNKLDHYWSERSDSYSKQNQKQLENEYREKWKKLILAHVPEKRDLKVLDIGTGPGFLAILLTECGYDVVAVDRNNQMLLKAKENARKYGVTVEFKKVGDELPFCDNSFDLVISRDVTWMLLQPEKIMQNWYQKVKPEGRLLYFDANWYGYLNDTEERKTYKQFRKFVKERNGFIYPKARELEAMALKLPLTSEERPRWDIAYWRKNRVKKVSAITKLNADIYSEIEQLQYLKTPEFLVVVEK from the coding sequence TTGCTGCAGGATCGAAGATTTCAAGTTGCTGCTGAACTCATCAGTTTTTCCGATCTGACCATACATAGTATTGCAGAAAAAGTAGGTTATGAAAATATCAGTTATTTTTATAAAAAATTTGCAGAGCGTTATAAAATGACACCCAATGAGTATCGGCAATATCATCAAAATAGCGACATGAAAGATGAGGAAAAACGGACGTTAATGCAGAATAAGCTGGATCACTATTGGTCAGAACGATCAGATAGTTATAGTAAACAGAATCAGAAGCAGTTGGAGAATGAATATCGCGAAAAGTGGAAAAAACTGATTCTTGCACATGTTCCTGAAAAAAGGGATTTAAAAGTGTTGGATATTGGAACCGGACCGGGGTTTTTGGCAATTTTATTAACCGAGTGTGGCTATGATGTTGTAGCCGTTGATCGGAATAATCAAATGTTGTTGAAGGCGAAAGAGAATGCCAGAAAGTATGGCGTAACGGTTGAATTTAAAAAAGTCGGTGATGAGTTGCCGTTTTGCGATAATAGCTTTGATCTGGTTATTTCACGAGATGTTACCTGGATGTTGTTGCAGCCAGAAAAAATAATGCAGAACTGGTATCAAAAAGTTAAACCGGAAGGAAGACTCCTTTATTTTGATGCAAACTGGTATGGATATCTAAATGATACAGAAGAGCGAAAAACATATAAACAATTTCGAAAATTTGTAAAAGAAAGAAATGGTTTTATTTATCCTAAAGCACGGGAACTTGAGGCAATGGCTTTAAAATTACCGTTAACTTCTGAAGAGCGGCCGCGTTGGGATATTGCTTATTGGCGAAAAAACCGGGTAAAAAAAGTATCCGCCATAACAAAATTAAATGCGGATATTTATTCAGAGATAGAGCAATTGCAATATTTAAAAACACCTGAATTTTTAGTGGTTGTGGAAAAATGA
- a CDS encoding ABC transporter ATP-binding protein, with the protein METGKIVEIGSTKEVFNHPQHPYTKQLLGAALYI; encoded by the coding sequence ATGGAAACTGGCAAAATTGTGGAAATTGGATCGACGAAAGAAGTTTTTAATCACCCGCAACACCCATACACCAAGCAACTGTTGGGGGCTGCGCTTTATATTTAA
- a CDS encoding ABC transporter ATP-binding protein, with amino-acid sequence MLEIRNLCISYGEIPVVRNVELEVHQGEIVGIVGESGCGKSTTLETILMLNKTVNVTQGEILFKGMDIIKKNNEELRTLRGKDIAMIFQNAPLAMDPLKRIEHYFYETVQVHRKHVSRQECKIAAQALMEKMGLKDTARIFKSYPFELSGGMCQRVAIAGAMMNQPELILADEPTSALDVMSQAQVVRQLQLVRDVFNTAILIVSHNIGVIAHLVDKVAVMYSGEIIEWGSREDVLLCSGHPYTQALIESVPKMNGPVPEGISGQPPEYVIDRQGCGFALRCRYAKESCQKKKPEKVYLSEGHWILCDIPNRKET; translated from the coding sequence GTGTTAGAAATCAGAAACTTGTGTATTTCTTATGGAGAAATTCCGGTTGTCAGGAACGTTGAACTGGAAGTTCATCAAGGTGAGATTGTCGGAATCGTTGGCGAGAGTGGTTGTGGAAAAAGCACCACGCTTGAAACGATTCTGATGTTGAATAAAACTGTAAATGTCACGCAGGGAGAAATTCTTTTTAAAGGAATGGACATCATAAAAAAAAACAATGAAGAATTGCGAACATTGCGTGGTAAGGATATTGCCATGATTTTTCAAAATGCGCCTTTGGCGATGGATCCCTTAAAAAGGATTGAACACTATTTTTATGAAACCGTACAGGTGCATCGAAAACATGTCAGCAGACAAGAATGCAAAATAGCAGCCCAAGCCTTGATGGAAAAGATGGGACTTAAAGATACCGCGCGAATTTTTAAATCGTATCCGTTTGAATTAAGTGGCGGGATGTGTCAGCGCGTTGCTATTGCAGGGGCGATGATGAATCAACCCGAGCTGATTTTAGCGGATGAACCAACTAGTGCACTGGATGTGATGTCTCAGGCACAGGTGGTCAGACAACTGCAATTGGTTAGAGATGTATTTAACACGGCGATACTCATAGTATCGCATAATATCGGGGTCATTGCCCATCTTGTTGATAAAGTGGCAGTCATGTATAGTGGCGAAATCATTGAATGGGGCAGTAGGGAGGATGTTCTTTTATGTTCAGGGCATCCTTATACCCAGGCATTAATTGAATCGGTTCCTAAAATGAATGGACCGGTTCCAGAAGGAATTAGCGGCCAACCACCAGAATATGTGATTGATCGACAGGGGTGCGGTTTTGCGCTTCGATGCAGGTATGCAAAGGAAAGCTGTCAGAAAAAAAAACCTGAAAAAGTTTATCTTTCTGAGGGGCATTGGATTTTATGTGATATTCCGAATCGAAAGGAAACGTAA
- a CDS encoding AraC family ligand binding domain-containing protein, with amino-acid sequence MERTLLKKLKWLPESIEEQNIIYDSPKKGRDELEYVILKSVNLIRQNEMVHFYKLEPDRHIPKHGHDFIEVFYTCKGIVQHIIQGNIVNVKKGELLFMSQNTVHEINPVSEEDVGVYFAFVPEFFHQINAMMEIDNTVAEFIFNSLLGSDKKTSYFHFQTATNKRIHNLIENMIEIILSGKQSSMKLLQNTMLLIFLEMIESFEESYKNEMKQINGGNVMEVINYINQNYKNASLSELSKEMHISVAYLSQMIKKTQG; translated from the coding sequence ATGGAGCGAACTTTATTAAAAAAATTGAAGTGGCTGCCTGAAAGCATTGAAGAGCAAAATATAATTTATGATTCCCCCAAAAAAGGACGAGATGAATTAGAGTACGTGATCCTAAAATCCGTCAATCTGATTAGACAAAATGAGATGGTTCATTTTTATAAGTTAGAACCTGATAGACATATTCCAAAGCATGGACATGATTTTATTGAAGTATTTTATACCTGCAAAGGAATCGTACAGCATATTATTCAGGGGAACATCGTGAATGTAAAAAAAGGCGAACTTTTATTTATGAGTCAAAATACTGTACATGAAATTAATCCTGTTTCAGAAGAAGATGTCGGGGTATATTTCGCGTTTGTTCCAGAGTTCTTTCATCAAATTAACGCCATGATGGAAATAGACAATACGGTAGCAGAATTTATATTCAACAGTTTGCTGGGTAGCGATAAAAAAACATCGTATTTCCATTTTCAAACAGCGACAAATAAACGGATTCATAATTTAATAGAAAATATGATTGAAATCATTTTAAGCGGCAAGCAAAGCAGCATGAAGTTGCTCCAAAACACGATGCTGCTTATTTTTTTGGAAATGATTGAGAGTTTTGAGGAATCATATAAAAATGAAATGAAGCAAATCAATGGTGGAAATGTTATGGAAGTCATAAATTATATTAACCAAAATTATAAAAATGCATCTTTGTCGGAATTGAGCAAAGAAATGCATATTTCCGTAGCATATCTCAGTCAGATGATCAAAAAAACACAGGGGTAA
- a CDS encoding ABC transporter ATP-binding protein yields the protein MKVLEVKDLEKSFVKDKKRLKAVGGISFHIEEGTCLGIVGESGCGKSTTANLVARLLKEDRGEIIFLGTKINTEKRLKCIGKDVQMVFQNPKDSFNPRFTLLECVIQGAQFFNLYDQNKLKSRALELLDFVGLKASYSEMRIGRLSGGECQRAAIARALICEPKLIILDEATSALDVSVQAQIMNLICQLKNEQNVSFLFITHDLALASTICDEIAVMRAGEIIEYGKTHKILRYPGHPYTKQLLSCILPTEINSGYQIPVIDSIREKTEHGCSFYPFCSNPKDICLRQPPKLKTISEWHQIACHNHLIEQKTL from the coding sequence ATGAAGGTGCTGGAAGTAAAAGACCTGGAAAAAAGTTTCGTGAAAGATAAAAAACGGTTAAAAGCCGTTGGCGGGATTAGTTTTCATATTGAAGAGGGAACCTGTCTGGGGATTGTTGGAGAGAGCGGGTGCGGAAAAAGTACGACAGCAAATTTAGTGGCCCGTTTATTAAAAGAAGATCGTGGCGAAATTATTTTTTTAGGAACGAAAATAAATACAGAAAAGCGTTTAAAATGCATCGGAAAAGATGTCCAGATGGTTTTTCAAAATCCCAAGGATTCGTTTAATCCCAGGTTTACTTTACTGGAGTGTGTGATCCAGGGAGCTCAGTTTTTTAATTTGTATGATCAAAACAAACTGAAAAGTCGGGCATTAGAACTATTAGATTTCGTTGGCTTAAAAGCATCCTATAGTGAGATGCGCATAGGCCGTTTAAGTGGCGGTGAATGTCAGAGAGCTGCGATTGCGCGGGCACTGATTTGTGAACCGAAACTGATTATTTTAGATGAGGCAACCAGTGCCTTGGATGTTTCGGTACAGGCGCAGATTATGAACCTCATTTGCCAACTGAAAAATGAACAAAATGTTTCATTTTTGTTTATCACCCATGACTTGGCACTTGCCTCGACAATCTGTGATGAGATCGCTGTTATGCGCGCCGGTGAAATTATTGAATATGGTAAGACACATAAAATTTTAAGATATCCCGGGCATCCCTACACCAAGCAGTTGCTATCGTGTATATTGCCGACAGAAATCAATAGTGGTTATCAAATTCCTGTGATTGATTCGATCAGGGAAAAAACAGAACATGGCTGCAGCTTTTATCCGTTTTGTTCAAATCCTAAAGATATTTGTTTAAGACAACCACCAAAATTAAAAACAATCAGTGAATGGCATCAAATCGCCTGTCATAATCATTTAATCGAACAAAAAACGCTCTGA
- a CDS encoding MATE family efflux transporter: MKNNNLTEGAIWKKLLLFALPLLGTSFIQQLYNTVDLIYVGNFLGKEAAAAVGASSLFVTCLVGFFSGVSVGASVVASYVFGTGDKKELQKVVHTAMGLGLICGIIIMSIGLIGAPYFLKLINTPDEIMGLAVSYIRVYFISIISVVTYNMGSGIMRALGNSKTPMYIQLIGGVVNIIMDGIFIVVFKLGVGGVAFASLFSQSVAAILVLHYLMHLDHEFKLELTKIKIAKRYFYKILKIGIPTGFQALVITLSNILVQYHVNGLGVDAITAFTAYFKVELLIYLPILAIGQAISTFTSQNMGAANYDRVKKGTRVCILMGIGITAVMSTLVICFGRQAFGAINNDPSVVAYGLQIIRITLPFYCFYLILEVLGGTIRGAGKAIPPMAIILINICVLRTILVFVMMSSFHDIRGIAIAYPITWASTALGMAIYYWRGNWMGEFKRLSVIKSEV; the protein is encoded by the coding sequence ATGAAAAATAATAATTTAACAGAAGGGGCTATTTGGAAAAAACTGTTATTGTTTGCCTTACCTTTACTGGGAACGAGTTTTATACAGCAGCTTTATAACACCGTTGATTTAATCTATGTAGGTAATTTTTTAGGAAAAGAAGCTGCTGCCGCGGTAGGGGCCAGTTCGTTATTTGTAACTTGTCTGGTCGGTTTTTTTTCAGGGGTATCGGTAGGCGCTAGTGTCGTGGCATCGTATGTTTTTGGAACGGGCGATAAAAAAGAGTTGCAAAAAGTGGTTCATACGGCAATGGGACTGGGGCTTATCTGCGGGATTATTATTATGAGTATTGGTTTGATTGGCGCTCCTTATTTTTTAAAATTAATCAATACGCCGGATGAAATTATGGGCTTAGCGGTGTCATATATCCGGGTTTATTTTATCAGTATTATCTCAGTCGTTACCTATAATATGGGTTCGGGTATTATGAGAGCGTTAGGAAATTCCAAAACGCCAATGTATATTCAGCTCATCGGAGGGGTTGTTAATATCATCATGGATGGTATTTTTATTGTGGTATTTAAACTTGGGGTTGGGGGCGTTGCTTTTGCAAGCTTGTTTTCACAAAGCGTTGCGGCGATATTGGTATTACACTACTTAATGCATCTCGACCATGAATTTAAACTGGAATTAACGAAAATTAAAATTGCTAAAAGATATTTTTATAAAATTCTGAAAATTGGGATTCCAACCGGTTTTCAAGCGTTGGTGATCACGCTTTCCAACATTTTAGTTCAATATCATGTCAATGGTCTTGGCGTCGATGCCATCACGGCGTTTACGGCCTATTTTAAGGTAGAGTTATTAATTTATCTCCCGATTCTTGCTATTGGTCAGGCGATTAGCACCTTTACCAGTCAGAATATGGGGGCTGCGAATTATGACCGGGTTAAAAAAGGAACCAGAGTTTGTATTTTGATGGGAATTGGCATTACCGCAGTGATGAGCACCCTGGTAATATGTTTTGGCAGACAGGCTTTTGGGGCGATTAACAATGATCCATCGGTGGTGGCTTATGGCCTTCAGATTATTCGGATTACATTACCTTTTTATTGTTTTTATCTTATTTTGGAAGTGCTGGGAGGAACCATTCGCGGGGCTGGTAAGGCGATTCCTCCAATGGCGATTATCCTGATTAATATTTGCGTTTTAAGGACGATTTTAGTCTTTGTGATGATGTCTTCGTTCCATGATATTCGGGGAATCGCGATTGCTTATCCGATTACTTGGGCGTCAACAGCCTTAGGTATGGCCATCTATTATTGGCGAGGCAACTGGATGGGCGAATTTAAACGATTATCGGTCATAAAATCAGAAGTTTGA
- a CDS encoding class I SAM-dependent methyltransferase, which yields MENILEKVENYWDKRSEGYSEVNVEELNSYKMAVWKELINRHKPAVIGRKLKVLDIGTGPGFFAITMASCGYEVTAVDYTDAMLHKAKKNAGSYQNDIKFMQMDAHYLDFEDNTFDLIVTRNLTWNLEKPEQAYKEWHRVLAPGGRMLNFDANWYLHLYDKEKRSEYYQDRANSEKEGVNDHYIITDTKTMEEIAKNLPLSRTMRPQWDAAVLINTGFKKVMVEQEIGELVWNKEEQINYASTPMFMIFAEK from the coding sequence ATGGAAAATATTCTTGAAAAAGTGGAAAATTATTGGGATAAACGTTCAGAAGGTTATTCGGAGGTCAATGTAGAGGAATTGAACAGCTATAAAATGGCGGTCTGGAAAGAACTGATCAATCGGCATAAACCGGCTGTCATTGGGCGAAAATTAAAAGTTTTGGATATTGGCACCGGACCGGGTTTTTTTGCGATCACCATGGCGTCATGCGGGTATGAGGTAACAGCAGTGGATTATACTGATGCGATGCTGCATAAGGCGAAAAAAAATGCCGGATCTTATCAGAATGACATTAAATTTATGCAGATGGATGCTCATTATCTGGATTTTGAGGATAATACCTTTGATTTGATCGTCACCCGGAATTTAACCTGGAATCTGGAAAAACCGGAGCAGGCATATAAAGAGTGGCATCGCGTACTAGCTCCGGGTGGCAGAATGCTTAACTTTGATGCCAACTGGTATTTACATCTTTATGACAAAGAAAAGCGTTCAGAATATTATCAGGACCGGGCTAACTCCGAAAAAGAAGGCGTTAATGACCATTATATTATCACCGATACTAAAACAATGGAAGAAATCGCTAAAAACCTACCTTTAAGTCGAACCATGCGTCCTCAGTGGGACGCAGCTGTACTGATTAATACCGGTTTTAAAAAGGTTATGGTTGAACAGGAAATAGGTGAGCTCGTTTGGAATAAAGAGGAACAGATTAACTATGCATCCACACCTATGTTTATGATTTTTGCGGAAAAATAA
- a CDS encoding ABC transporter permease, producing the protein MKRLKRIFSSVMQSFIVLVGITLITFFILHISPGNPAEIWLTGGDGNVGQISEEAIKIQEEKMGLDKPFLVQYGLWLGNVMQGNLGNSLTTGQPVVNELAACLLPTVALATFSLLITVIISIPSGIYCAVYKDGHFDNIVRSFSFFGISLPSFLSALALLWFFCLKLKWFPVIATMDFKGMLLPTVVFVIQCSSKLTRQVRAVILDELNQEYVKGALARGVKERTILFSHVLKNAANPILTWVSIYLGVLLGGAAIIETIFSWQGLGKLAVEAVARLDYFMIQGFVLWVAIIFLVVNLMLDIISSIIDPRIKKG; encoded by the coding sequence ATGAAAAGGCTAAAACGGATTTTTTCAAGTGTGATGCAATCTTTTATTGTTTTAGTCGGGATCACATTGATTACATTTTTCATCCTCCATATCTCACCAGGTAATCCTGCAGAAATATGGTTAACAGGCGGTGACGGTAATGTCGGTCAGATTTCAGAAGAAGCAATCAAGATTCAGGAAGAAAAAATGGGTTTGGATAAACCCTTTTTAGTTCAGTATGGCTTATGGCTGGGGAATGTTATGCAGGGAAACTTGGGAAATTCACTGACAACAGGGCAACCCGTTGTTAATGAGCTAGCGGCCTGCCTTTTACCGACGGTTGCTCTGGCGACCTTTTCATTACTGATAACCGTCATCATATCAATCCCATCGGGAATATACTGTGCAGTTTACAAGGACGGTCATTTTGATAATATTGTCAGAAGTTTTTCTTTTTTTGGAATCTCACTGCCTTCGTTCCTTTCAGCATTAGCACTTTTATGGTTTTTTTGTTTGAAACTCAAGTGGTTTCCGGTGATTGCCACGATGGATTTTAAAGGCATGTTATTGCCAACCGTTGTGTTTGTGATTCAATGTTCATCAAAACTGACGAGACAGGTACGCGCCGTTATCTTGGATGAGTTGAATCAGGAATATGTCAAAGGAGCTTTGGCTAGAGGGGTTAAGGAAAGAACGATTTTATTTTCTCATGTGCTAAAAAATGCGGCAAATCCCATCTTGACTTGGGTGAGTATTTATCTCGGCGTTTTGCTTGGTGGGGCAGCTATTATTGAAACGATTTTCTCCTGGCAAGGGTTAGGAAAATTGGCGGTGGAAGCGGTGGCCCGATTGGATTACTTTATGATTCAGGGCTTTGTACTTTGGGTTGCGATTATTTTCTTAGTGGTCAATCTGATGCTGGATATTATCAGTTCAATCATTGATCCCAGAATAAAAAAGGGCTGA
- a CDS encoding ABC transporter substrate-binding protein, with product MNKKLKKLISIGLVAAMVMGGMGLTGCSTDTKDEVGTRTEAVFADTQCPTNLDPAESWNSWYTSRYGITETLYKLDENLIPQPFLAESCEMQDDTTWMIKLKDDITFQNGEKMTAEAVKKCWERTMKVNARLNELLFIGSMEADGQTLKVTTTKLVPAFVNSLAEPLAAIIDVSNEETIATMPIGTGPFKAVSYEVKKKAVVERYENYWGGQPKLEGATFNVIADTNSLAMAQQTGESDLSVSIPGTSLELFNDTEKYNVDGVAGSRGQVIFMNFDNMFIQDPNVRKALSMSIDKEQYAKVLNKGASVPTNGLYPDFMAFGADPGDGYHFDLEAGKKLLKEAGYSDSDGDGIVEKNGQKLTLRMVTYSTKAELKSYCEQMASSLKEMGIDLQVEVYESVAEYQKSGDFDLMMISFTMTPTGDPLYFANIAFKTGGSSNYGHYSNSKVDDLISQMNQEFDESKRNEIAKEMQKIILNDAGYIVVGHAKFIYVMSSNVKGLRTNPSEYYLLDANVYIEK from the coding sequence ATGAATAAAAAATTAAAAAAACTTATTTCAATTGGTTTAGTTGCCGCTATGGTAATGGGGGGGATGGGCCTAACCGGTTGTTCAACGGACACCAAGGACGAAGTGGGGACACGAACAGAAGCTGTTTTTGCAGATACGCAGTGTCCCACTAATCTTGACCCGGCTGAAAGTTGGAATAGCTGGTATACGTCCCGATATGGAATTACAGAAACCTTGTATAAATTGGATGAAAATCTGATTCCGCAACCATTTTTGGCCGAATCCTGTGAAATGCAAGATGATACAACTTGGATGATTAAGTTAAAAGATGACATCACGTTTCAAAATGGCGAAAAAATGACAGCTGAAGCAGTTAAAAAATGCTGGGAACGAACCATGAAAGTCAATGCACGATTAAATGAACTGCTATTTATTGGTTCGATGGAAGCAGATGGTCAGACCCTAAAAGTAACGACAACGAAACTTGTTCCAGCGTTTGTAAACAGTTTAGCAGAACCGCTGGCGGCTATTATTGATGTATCGAATGAAGAAACAATTGCAACAATGCCAATCGGGACAGGACCTTTTAAAGCGGTTAGCTATGAGGTTAAGAAAAAAGCCGTGGTTGAGCGTTATGAAAATTATTGGGGAGGTCAACCCAAATTGGAAGGGGCAACCTTCAATGTCATTGCAGATACGAATTCATTGGCAATGGCGCAACAGACGGGTGAGAGCGATTTGTCTGTCAGTATTCCAGGGACCAGTCTTGAACTATTTAATGATACTGAAAAATATAATGTCGATGGTGTTGCTGGCTCCAGAGGTCAGGTTATTTTTATGAACTTCGATAATATGTTTATTCAGGACCCTAATGTCAGAAAAGCACTGAGTATGAGTATTGATAAAGAACAATATGCCAAGGTGTTGAATAAAGGTGCTTCTGTGCCTACAAATGGTCTTTATCCAGATTTTATGGCTTTTGGAGCGGACCCAGGGGATGGTTACCATTTTGATCTGGAAGCAGGGAAAAAATTATTAAAAGAAGCTGGTTATAGTGATAGTGATGGTGATGGTATTGTTGAAAAGAATGGTCAAAAACTCACGTTGAGAATGGTAACCTACAGTACTAAGGCTGAATTGAAAAGCTATTGTGAGCAAATGGCCTCCAGTTTAAAAGAAATGGGGATCGATTTACAGGTTGAAGTTTATGAATCGGTAGCAGAATATCAAAAGAGTGGAGATTTTGATCTCATGATGATCAGCTTCACCATGACACCGACAGGCGATCCCTTATATTTTGCAAATATTGCCTTTAAAACAGGGGGAAGTAGTAATTATGGACATTATTCCAACAGTAAGGTAGACGATCTGATCAGTCAGATGAATCAGGAATTTGACGAAAGTAAACGAAATGAAATTGCAAAAGAGATGCAAAAGATTATTTTAAATGATGCCGGTTATATCGTTGTTGGACATGCGAAATTTATTTATGTGATGAGCAGTAATGTTAAAGGACTAAGGACAAATCCGTCAGAATATTATTTATTGGATGCGAATGTTTATATTGAAAAATAG
- a CDS encoding ABC transporter permease, which yields MKRSRSLSVLLGIIVVLLFIALLAPVLAPNDPNKSDLMVALQGASSQYPLGTDPLGRCILSRLLYGATVSIFSSLAITAFVFIIGTLIGVTAGYWGGKIDGVLNKFITVMQAFPKLILAIAIVGVLGVGIGNMIFALCIVQWAEYARLSRSLARSVKQRTFIKSAKICGESDWQIMRRHVIPNVIPPLIVNASLGISTMIMEVAALSYLGVGVKSPMAEWGAMLNSGKDYLQTNPNLVVIPGLAILVVSVLFNLFGDKLRDALDINESKI from the coding sequence GTGAAAAGGTCAAGATCATTATCGGTATTACTGGGAATTATTGTCGTTTTATTGTTTATCGCTCTTTTAGCCCCAGTATTAGCTCCAAATGATCCTAATAAGTCGGACCTGATGGTGGCGCTTCAAGGGGCTAGCAGTCAGTATCCCTTAGGAACCGATCCACTGGGGCGCTGTATTTTATCACGGCTACTTTATGGTGCGACGGTATCGATTTTTAGTAGTCTGGCGATCACGGCGTTTGTGTTCATAATCGGAACATTGATCGGTGTAACGGCCGGATATTGGGGAGGAAAAATTGATGGGGTATTGAATAAATTTATTACTGTCATGCAAGCTTTTCCAAAGTTGATTCTGGCCATTGCGATTGTTGGGGTATTGGGAGTTGGCATTGGAAATATGATTTTTGCATTATGTATCGTTCAATGGGCCGAATATGCCAGATTATCCCGAAGTCTGGCGAGAAGTGTCAAGCAACGGACCTTCATAAAATCAGCGAAGATTTGTGGTGAATCGGACTGGCAAATTATGCGACGTCATGTGATCCCAAACGTGATTCCCCCTCTGATTGTAAATGCCAGTTTAGGCATTTCCACGATGATTATGGAGGTTGCGGCTTTATCCTATCTGGGGGTTGGGGTGAAATCACCGATGGCAGAATGGGGAGCGATGTTAAATAGCGGCAAAGATTATCTGCAGACAAATCCTAATCTGGTAGTGATACCGGGATTAGCAATTCTTGTTGTATCGGTGCTCTTTAATCTGTTTGGAGACAAGTTAAGAGATGCTCTTGATATCAATGAATCTAAAATATAG
- a CDS encoding 5-methylcytosine-specific restriction endonuclease subunit McrB has translation MDNRPSWFVSEFSDGGNQQPSCFIKAGFWENVHSDKSSDLINEMKVGDRIALKATHNKKNNIPFNTNGKLASVMEIKAVGIIKKNDYNGKKIDVCWTKFDTVKEWYFFTFIRSIWKIEANPKNWMSQELIEFTFNNKPQDIKRFLKEPYWKKRFMKEILYADEIVMVLKQLGGEAHLSDIQDEIMKRKKITNIEKNPNWRAEIRFTLQKLSSDSKSFAKGDDLFYRKSFSSEIWGLREKVKKKVAAYSKRAFLADVFMSAEKYDVMVGFLKIQKSIIIQGDPGVWKSYFAKRLAYSLLKEKDESSVLLFELNNWIGEKNFADHNQRASDLMVEQCGFIEFCQKAVNDPHHDFYFIISEIKRANINQIMVDLLFLFKRNNDSKKFQKIKAEPMRTCYLPQNLYIIGMMAASDQWISVIDQKLKQQFPIIEIESVFDSSKNSKNE, from the coding sequence ATGGATAATAGACCAAGTTGGTTCGTAAGTGAATTTTCTGATGGTGGAAATCAACAACCATCATGTTTTATTAAAGCCGGTTTTTGGGAAAACGTCCATTCGGATAAATCAAGTGATCTGATTAATGAAATGAAAGTTGGCGATCGCATTGCCTTGAAAGCGACCCATAATAAAAAAAACAATATTCCCTTTAATACGAATGGGAAACTTGCTTCAGTTATGGAAATTAAAGCCGTTGGTATTATTAAAAAAAACGACTATAATGGAAAAAAAATTGATGTCTGCTGGACAAAATTTGATACAGTAAAAGAGTGGTATTTTTTTACATTTATCAGAAGTATCTGGAAAATAGAGGCAAATCCTAAAAATTGGATGTCTCAGGAACTTATCGAGTTTACTTTTAACAATAAACCACAGGATATTAAGCGTTTTTTAAAGGAACCCTACTGGAAAAAGCGTTTTATGAAAGAAATTTTATATGCCGATGAAATTGTGATGGTCTTAAAGCAGTTAGGCGGCGAGGCCCATTTATCCGATATTCAGGATGAAATTATGAAAAGAAAAAAAATAACAAATATCGAAAAAAATCCAAATTGGCGGGCGGAAATTAGATTTACCCTACAAAAACTGAGCAGTGATTCCAAATCTTTTGCTAAAGGTGACGATTTATTTTACCGAAAATCATTTTCAAGTGAGATTTGGGGACTTCGGGAAAAGGTGAAAAAAAAGGTAGCGGCATATTCAAAAAGGGCCTTTTTAGCTGACGTATTTATGTCTGCAGAAAAATATGATGTGATGGTTGGATTTTTAAAAATTCAAAAAAGTATAATCATCCAAGGTGATCCCGGAGTTTGGAAAAGTTATTTTGCCAAGCGATTGGCTTATTCGTTATTAAAAGAAAAAGATGAAAGCAGCGTTTTGTTATTCGAATTAAACAATTGGATAGGTGAAAAAAACTTTGCCGATCATAACCAAAGAGCAAGTGATTTAATGGTAGAGCAATGTGGATTTATTGAGTTTTGTCAAAAGGCGGTAAATGATCCGCACCATGATTTTTATTTTATTATCAGTGAAATAAAAAGAGCAAATATAAACCAAATTATGGTTGACCTTTTATTTTTGTTTAAAAGAAATAACGATAGCAAAAAGTTTCAAAAAATAAAAGCAGAACCGATGAGAACTTGTTATTTGCCGCAAAATTTATATATTATTGGGATGATGGCGGCCAGTGACCAATGGATCAGTGTGATTGATCAGAAATTAAAACAACAGTTCCCCATTATTGAAATAGAATCAGTATTTGATAGCAGTAAAAATTCTAAAAATGAATAA